One window from the genome of Chionomys nivalis chromosome 14, mChiNiv1.1, whole genome shotgun sequence encodes:
- the Rps14 gene encoding 40S ribosomal protein S14 → MAPRKGKEKKEEQVISLGPQVAEGENVFGVCHIFASFNDTFVHVTDLSGKETICRVTGGMKVKADRDESSPYAAMLAAQDVAQRCKELGITALHIKLRATGGNRTKTPGPGAQSALRALARSGMKIGRIEDVTPIPSDSTRRKGGRRGRRL, encoded by the exons ATGGCACCTCgcaaggggaaggaaaagaaagaagaacaagTCATCAGCCTTGGGCCTCAAGTGGCTGAAGGAGAGAATGTATTTGGTGTCTGCCACATTTTTGCGTCCTTCAATGACACCTTTGTCCATGTTACGGATCTTTCTGGCAA GGAAACCATCTGCCGGGTGACTGGTGGAATGAAGGTCAAGGCTGACAGAGACGAGTCCTCTCCCTATGCAGCCATGTTGGCTGCCCAGGATGTGGCCCAGAGGTGCAAGGAGCTGGGCATCACTGCCCTGCATATCAAACTCCGCGCCACAGGAGGAAACAG GACTAAGACCCCTGGACCTGGAGCCCAGTCAGCCCTCAGAGCTCTTGCTCGCTCAGGGATGAAGATTGGACGGATTG AGGATGTCACCCCCATTCCCTCTGACAGCACCCGAAGGAAGGGGGGTCGTCGTGGTCGCCGTCTGTGA